A genomic region of Acidimicrobiales bacterium contains the following coding sequences:
- a CDS encoding lactate racemase domain-containing protein translates to MPRPGFVLDVDRSTPPTLFWHGEQFRMERLPAGSRIVYPPEPLAALADPDGAIQHALLNPLGDSQPLPSLLRSGMKLTICFDDISLPLPPMQRPDIRQRVIEAVLDMAADAGVDDVVLIAALALHRRMTEQELRHALGDRVYDSFAPSGRLTQLDAEDPASMLHLGTTDNGEDVEISKRAATSDLIVYVNINLVAMDGGHKSVATGLASYRSLKHHHNVRTLQHSRSLMDHTRSELHTSNWRMGRHIAAQGIKIFQIETTMNTNTFPDQFAFLMKREWEWTARDRASYVAVSRSLDRTPSRLRTAIFQSIKSPHQMTSVQAGEVEAVHEVTVANVHRQQLVAVEGQTDILTMGLPYICPYNVNSVMNPILVACLGLGYFFNLYRGKPLVRQGGVLIMHHPTPRAFHPVHHPSYIDFFDQVLAQTTDPLEIEAKFEEGFATDPWYVHLYRTSHAYHGVHPFYMWYWCAHALQHLGAVIIVGGDAKSVRRLGFKPASTLSDALEMAGDVVGPSPSLTHLHAPPLLIADVT, encoded by the coding sequence GTGCCCCGCCCCGGCTTCGTGCTCGACGTCGACCGCTCCACGCCGCCCACGCTGTTCTGGCACGGCGAGCAGTTCCGTATGGAGCGGCTCCCGGCCGGCAGCCGGATCGTCTACCCGCCGGAGCCGCTCGCCGCGTTGGCCGACCCCGACGGAGCCATCCAGCACGCGCTGCTCAACCCGCTGGGCGACAGCCAGCCGCTCCCGTCGCTGCTGCGCTCGGGCATGAAGCTGACGATCTGCTTCGACGACATCAGCCTCCCGTTGCCCCCGATGCAGCGGCCCGACATCCGCCAGCGGGTCATCGAGGCGGTGCTGGACATGGCAGCCGACGCCGGCGTGGACGACGTCGTGCTCATCGCCGCCCTCGCCCTGCACCGGCGCATGACCGAGCAGGAGCTGCGCCACGCGCTCGGCGACCGGGTGTACGACTCGTTCGCCCCCTCCGGCCGGCTCACCCAGCTCGACGCGGAGGACCCTGCGTCGATGCTCCACCTGGGCACCACCGACAACGGCGAGGACGTCGAGATCTCGAAGCGGGCGGCCACGAGCGACCTGATCGTCTACGTCAACATCAACCTGGTGGCCATGGACGGCGGCCACAAGAGCGTGGCAACGGGCCTCGCGTCGTACCGCTCGCTCAAGCACCACCACAACGTCCGCACGCTCCAGCACAGCCGCTCGCTGATGGACCACACCCGCTCGGAGCTGCACACGAGCAACTGGCGGATGGGCCGCCACATCGCCGCCCAGGGGATCAAGATCTTCCAGATCGAGACCACCATGAACACCAACACGTTCCCCGACCAGTTCGCCTTCCTGATGAAGCGGGAGTGGGAGTGGACGGCCCGGGACCGGGCGTCGTACGTGGCGGTGAGCCGGTCGCTGGACCGCACGCCCTCCCGCCTGCGCACGGCCATCTTCCAGTCCATCAAGTCGCCCCACCAGATGACCAGCGTGCAGGCGGGCGAGGTCGAGGCGGTGCACGAGGTCACGGTGGCCAACGTCCACCGCCAGCAGCTGGTGGCGGTGGAGGGCCAGACCGACATCCTCACCATGGGACTGCCGTACATCTGCCCCTACAACGTCAACTCGGTGATGAACCCGATCCTGGTGGCCTGCCTCGGTCTCGGGTACTTCTTCAACCTCTACCGGGGCAAGCCGCTGGTGCGCCAGGGCGGGGTGCTGATCATGCACCACCCCACGCCGCGGGCCTTCCACCCGGTGCACCACCCGAGCTACATCGACTTCTTCGACCAGGTGCTGGCCCAGACCACCGACCCGCTGGAGATCGAGGCCAAGTTCGAGGAGGGCTTCGCCACCGACCCGTGGTACGTCCACCTGTACCGGACGAGCCACGCCTACCACGGCGTCCATCCGTTCTACATGTGGTACTGGTGCGCCCACGCCCTCCAGCACCTGGGCGCCGTCATCATCGTGGGTGGTGACGCCAAGTCGGTGCGCCGCCTCGGCTTCAAGCCGGCGTCCACGTTGTCGGATGCCCTGGAGATGGCGGGCGACGTGGTCGGCCCCTCCCCGTCGCTCACCCACCTCCACGCCCCGCCACTCCTCATCGCGGACGTGACGTGA
- a CDS encoding zinc-binding dehydrogenase produces MRALVYERSIPKFAAARVASALGGAANRVGPLHLTDVEEPALPGPGWHRVRPRLAGICGSDLATVDARSSRWFEGVVSFPFVPGHEVVGDLDDGTRVVLEPVLACAARGIDPPCDACAAGHNGNCERIAFGCLEPGLQTGYCADTGGGWSHALVAHESQLHEVPAHLSDEAAVMVEPTACAAHAVESSAIAEGAVVAVLGAGTLGLCTIAALRRLALPGVIVAAAKHDVQRRLAADLGADVVAEPAEMARAVRRQTQSLSVDGRLTGGADVVVDCVGSAGSLEQALAVVRPKGTIVLVGMPGSVRVDLTPLWQREVRLVGSYAYRHDTFATAFGLVADARLERLVSALYPLERWREALDHAAASGRRGAVKIAFDLRSTKKRSSETMTTALPSTAERSQRTRSE; encoded by the coding sequence GTGAGGGCGCTCGTCTACGAGCGGTCGATCCCGAAGTTCGCGGCGGCGCGGGTGGCCAGCGCGTTGGGCGGGGCGGCCAACCGGGTGGGGCCGCTGCACCTGACCGACGTGGAAGAGCCGGCGCTGCCGGGACCGGGATGGCACCGGGTGCGCCCACGCCTGGCCGGGATCTGCGGGTCCGACCTGGCCACGGTCGACGCCAGGAGTAGCCGGTGGTTCGAGGGAGTGGTGAGCTTCCCGTTCGTGCCCGGCCACGAGGTGGTGGGCGACCTCGACGACGGCACCCGCGTGGTGCTCGAGCCGGTGCTGGCCTGCGCCGCCCGGGGCATCGACCCGCCCTGCGACGCCTGCGCGGCCGGCCACAACGGCAACTGCGAGCGCATCGCGTTCGGGTGCCTGGAGCCCGGCCTCCAGACCGGGTACTGCGCCGACACCGGCGGGGGTTGGTCGCACGCCCTGGTGGCGCACGAGAGCCAGCTGCACGAGGTGCCCGCCCACCTGAGCGACGAGGCCGCCGTGATGGTGGAGCCGACGGCGTGCGCGGCACACGCCGTGGAGTCGTCGGCCATCGCCGAGGGCGCCGTCGTCGCCGTCCTGGGCGCCGGCACGCTCGGGCTGTGCACCATCGCCGCGCTGCGGCGCCTGGCCCTGCCCGGCGTCATCGTCGCCGCCGCCAAGCACGACGTGCAGCGCCGGCTGGCCGCCGACCTGGGAGCCGACGTGGTCGCCGAGCCGGCCGAGATGGCGCGGGCCGTCCGTCGTCAGACCCAGTCCCTGTCGGTCGACGGCCGACTGACGGGCGGCGCCGACGTGGTGGTCGACTGCGTGGGCTCGGCCGGATCGCTCGAGCAGGCCCTGGCCGTCGTCCGCCCCAAGGGCACCATCGTGCTGGTCGGGATGCCCGGGAGCGTGCGGGTCGACCTCACCCCGCTGTGGCAGCGCGAGGTCCGCCTGGTCGGGTCCTACGCCTACCGCCACGACACGTTCGCCACCGCCTTCGGGCTCGTGGCCGACGCCCGCCTCGAGCGCCTCGTCTCCGCCCTCTACCCCCTGGAGCGCTGGCGCGAGGCCCTCGACCACGCCGCCGCCTCCGGCCGGCGGGGCGCCGTCAAGATCGCCTTCGACCTCCGGTCGACCAAGAAGAGGTCCAGTGAGACCATGACCACAGCCCTGCCGTCCACGGCTGAGCGCAGCCAACGAACGAGGTCGGAGTAG